The following proteins are encoded in a genomic region of Clostridium kluyveri:
- a CDS encoding permease prefix domain 1-containing protein, producing MDMKVQVYIDRLFQDYEDTPELKDFKEEIAINLQERIKEFKSKGDSPDQAFDKASAELGDITEIADQISRQKRKEVIDKMYVHSKIPIDKKHAAGYVIAGAIALFAIISAFTAYFSTGDISTGVSVLSVFISISTAMFVFLGLTQETDSDFPMKWKRALVYGISSAAIAFGVCISATLYFMKGVVLESVSGSLIPFVIPGLCVLVFLLLTEKDRHKPWVLEREKVWRENYAKVYKDPKVMEQRGLLSGALWLFAAALFVVFGFVIGFKYSWVVFLFAVAGEVLIEFWMSSRSKT from the coding sequence ATGGATATGAAAGTACAGGTTTATATAGATAGGTTATTTCAAGATTATGAAGATACTCCAGAACTTAAGGATTTTAAGGAAGAAATTGCAATCAATTTGCAGGAGCGTATTAAAGAATTTAAAAGCAAGGGTGATTCTCCTGATCAGGCCTTTGATAAGGCATCGGCTGAATTAGGTGATATTACTGAGATTGCAGATCAGATCAGCCGCCAGAAGAGAAAGGAGGTAATTGACAAGATGTATGTACATTCAAAAATACCAATTGATAAAAAACATGCTGCAGGGTATGTAATTGCAGGTGCTATTGCACTATTTGCAATAATTTCTGCATTTACCGCTTATTTTAGTACAGGTGATATATCTACGGGAGTATCTGTTTTATCGGTATTTATTTCAATCTCCACAGCTATGTTTGTATTTTTGGGTCTTACCCAGGAAACGGACAGTGATTTTCCTATGAAGTGGAAGCGTGCTCTGGTATATGGAATTTCATCAGCTGCAATTGCCTTTGGAGTTTGTATTTCAGCTACGTTGTATTTTATGAAAGGAGTGGTGCTTGAATCTGTATCCGGAAGTCTTATACCTTTTGTAATCCCGGGACTTTGTGTGCTGGTGTTTCTACTGCTTACTGAAAAGGATAGACATAAACCCTGGGTACTGGAAAGAGAAAAAGTGTGGAGGGAAAATTATGCTAAAGTCTACAAAGATCCCAAAGTTATGGAACAAAGGGGGCTTTTGTCCGGGGCACTTTGGTTATTTGCAGCAGCGCTTTTTGTAGTGTTTGGCTTTGTAATTGGCTTTAAATACTCTTGGGTAGTATTTTTGTTTGCAGTTGCTGGGGAGGTGCTTATAGAATTCTGGATGAGTTCAAGAAGTAAAACTTGA
- a CDS encoding PadR family transcriptional regulator — MDLKTPSDLLRGHTDTIVLSILIKGDSYGYKIHKAIMEKAENQFELKEATLYSSYRRLEQGGYITAYWGDESQGGRRKYYRITGKGKELYRQNKEDWEFSQRILNKLLEGE; from the coding sequence ATGGACTTAAAAACACCATCGGATCTGCTGCGGGGACATACAGATACTATTGTTTTATCCATTTTGATTAAAGGAGACAGTTATGGGTATAAAATTCATAAAGCAATTATGGAAAAGGCTGAGAATCAGTTTGAATTAAAAGAAGCAACTTTGTATTCAAGTTATAGAAGGCTGGAGCAGGGTGGGTATATTACTGCTTATTGGGGAGATGAATCCCAGGGAGGGCGCCGTAAATACTACAGAATTACTGGAAAGGGAAAGGAACTGTACAGACAAAATAAAGAAGATTGGGAATTTTCACAGAGAATACTCAATAAATTATTGGAGGGGGAATGA
- a CDS encoding TetR/AcrR family transcriptional regulator — protein MPKKTFLNLEEKKKESIMRSAVNEFSEQGFEKANVGNIAKNANVSKGSIYQYFNNKKELFFFSVKWSTDFIGKKYGNHFISDTKDINIFDLFHKNSKSLWVQMREERKLIIFVQDVFLGKYKNLTDESMSYMMDILNEYTLKLIQNGKKNGSIREDIDDNMLSIFITAVSMGFKEHMMRNSRENGRDIVDEDFEINEKEIKSMIELLKNGMGGK, from the coding sequence ATGCCCAAAAAAACATTTTTAAATTTGGAAGAAAAAAAGAAAGAAAGCATAATGCGTTCTGCTGTAAATGAATTTTCAGAGCAAGGTTTTGAAAAAGCAAATGTAGGTAATATAGCTAAAAACGCCAATGTATCAAAAGGTAGTATATACCAGTATTTCAACAATAAAAAAGAATTATTTTTCTTTTCAGTAAAATGGTCTACAGATTTTATCGGTAAAAAATATGGTAACCATTTTATCTCTGATACTAAAGATATAAATATTTTTGATTTATTCCATAAAAATTCTAAATCCCTGTGGGTTCAGATGAGAGAGGAAAGAAAACTTATAATATTTGTCCAGGATGTATTCCTTGGAAAATATAAAAATTTGACTGATGAATCCATGTCCTATATGATGGATATTTTAAATGAATATACACTAAAATTAATCCAAAATGGTAAAAAAAATGGTTCTATAAGAGAAGACATAGATGACAACATGCTTTCCATATTCATTACAGCAGTATCCATGGGATTTAAAGAACACATGATGAGAAACTCAAGGGAAAATGGAAGAGATATTGTAGATGAAGATTTTGAAATAAATGAGAAAGAAATTAAGTCCATGATTGAGCTTTTAAAGAATGGAATGGGAGGAAAATAA
- a CDS encoding ABC transporter ATP-binding protein, which yields MFMQVNNLKKSYKTGNIVTPVLDNVNLSLDNGEIGAILGPSGSGKSTLLNIIGGLDFCDHGSVIVDNTEVTKLSDKKLTEYRRKKIGFIFQFYNLIPHLTVGENIEVVSNISKHPLSTDEILKDVDMLDKKYRFPNELSGGEQQRTAIARAIVKNPSLLLCDEPTGALDFLTSREILKLLQKINRNFGTTILMITHNEAISSMAHRIYKVRSGKILENKINKNIIPAERIEW from the coding sequence ATGTTCATGCAGGTTAATAATCTAAAGAAAAGCTATAAAACAGGTAATATAGTTACTCCTGTCTTAGACAATGTAAATTTGTCCCTTGACAATGGGGAAATTGGTGCAATTCTTGGTCCTTCAGGCTCCGGTAAATCCACCCTGCTCAACATAATAGGCGGGCTGGATTTTTGTGATCATGGATCAGTTATAGTAGATAACACAGAAGTCACCAAACTTTCAGATAAAAAACTTACTGAATATAGAAGAAAGAAAATAGGATTTATATTTCAGTTTTATAATCTTATACCCCACCTCACTGTAGGTGAAAATATTGAAGTTGTTTCAAATATAAGCAAACATCCATTGTCCACAGATGAGATATTAAAGGATGTAGATATGCTTGATAAAAAATACAGATTCCCGAATGAACTCAGCGGAGGTGAACAGCAGAGAACTGCAATTGCAAGAGCTATAGTTAAAAATCCATCCCTTCTTTTATGTGACGAGCCTACAGGGGCACTGGACTTTTTAACTTCAAGGGAAATATTGAAACTGCTGCAGAAAATCAACAGAAATTTTGGTACAACTATACTCATGATAACCCACAATGAAGCTATAAGTTCCATGGCCCATAGAATCTATAAAGTGAGAAGTGGAAAAATTTTAGAAAACAAAATAAATAAAAATATAATTCCTGCAGAAAGGATTGAATGGTAA
- a CDS encoding ABC transporter permease, whose protein sequence is MVINKKIKRTIMENKSQYMGTLLLIILSCVLFTMFNLLSSNISSISSSFEKNYNQEDANFILDKRLNNLDSLKAKFNMDIEETVTVDYTISNNNILRIFSQNTKINIPAIIEGKNLNGNDILIDPAYAKANALNINDHIKIYGKSFKISGFMSLPNYIYPLKSETDLINDPNSFGIGVINKKDFSNFKGGNSFYSIKFNDSEGNVDSKILQFKNYLKSQNIIVLQWTNTSENPRVTYVSAKLNSIDQISSSMPIALLLLTCILTGTVMWRMLKKESAIIGTLYSLGYDKGKITKHYLMYPLPIAFTGGLIGTVLGAIFSKPMVNLMLQYFNMPMDSMNFTAKYIVSSILLPVIFLGTCSYFVIRSTLKHSPIQLIRNNYGKNKVGFMERKLKLDRLKFSTKFKIREQLRNIPRSIFLLLGVIFATMFLLFGFAAKSSMDYLMKDAFNESFKYNYAYIFNSIQSEEPATGEAFCEIPLNLKYNNKMNITLYGISPNSKYVSLKDSAGNKLDTDKVIITRPLADKLGLGPNDTINVINKLDSKEYNIKIDDIAETYLGQYVYMPIEKFDHMFGYLPNSYMGLWSSDKLKIPEGKLLTTASVEDIKKSFNAMIQPLKLTIGSISVISFIIGLIVIYVVTSLIIEENRKNIALLKILGYRKKEIYSLILNSSSLMVLAGYILGIPLILVFLNSLFNSAAKDMSISFPVTINYIYIILGFIIIYLTYELSKALNRKKINRISMTDSLKSENE, encoded by the coding sequence ATGGTCATAAATAAAAAAATTAAAAGAACCATTATGGAAAATAAGTCACAATATATGGGTACTCTGCTGCTTATCATTTTAAGCTGTGTTCTATTTACTATGTTCAACTTGCTTTCCAGCAATATATCAAGTATATCCTCTTCTTTTGAAAAAAACTACAACCAGGAAGATGCAAATTTTATTCTGGATAAAAGATTAAACAATCTAGATTCTCTTAAGGCAAAATTCAACATGGACATAGAAGAAACTGTAACAGTTGATTATACAATATCAAATAACAACATTCTTAGGATATTCAGTCAAAATACAAAAATAAACATTCCCGCAATCATTGAGGGAAAAAACTTAAATGGAAATGATATTCTGATTGATCCTGCTTATGCAAAGGCAAATGCTCTCAATATCAATGACCATATAAAGATCTATGGGAAATCCTTTAAGATATCAGGCTTTATGTCACTGCCAAACTATATATACCCTCTGAAATCGGAAACGGATTTAATAAATGATCCAAATAGTTTTGGAATAGGGGTAATAAACAAAAAGGATTTTAGTAATTTTAAAGGTGGAAACAGTTTCTATAGTATAAAATTTAATGACAGTGAAGGAAATGTGGATTCTAAAATACTGCAGTTTAAAAACTATTTAAAAAGTCAAAATATAATTGTACTTCAGTGGACAAATACCAGTGAAAATCCAAGAGTAACCTACGTAAGTGCAAAGCTCAACAGCATAGATCAAATAAGTTCCTCCATGCCAATTGCCTTATTACTCCTAACTTGTATACTCACAGGAACTGTCATGTGGAGGATGTTAAAAAAGGAATCTGCAATTATAGGAACCCTTTATTCTCTTGGATATGACAAGGGGAAAATCACAAAACACTACCTTATGTATCCCCTACCCATTGCATTTACAGGTGGATTAATTGGAACCGTACTTGGAGCCATCTTCTCAAAACCCATGGTCAATTTAATGCTTCAGTATTTTAATATGCCTATGGACTCCATGAACTTTACTGCAAAATATATAGTATCAAGTATCCTTCTACCTGTAATTTTTCTGGGAACTTGCAGCTATTTTGTAATAAGATCCACACTTAAACATTCTCCCATACAGCTGATAAGAAACAACTACGGAAAAAATAAGGTAGGTTTTATGGAAAGAAAATTAAAACTTGACAGATTAAAATTTTCCACCAAGTTCAAGATCAGGGAACAGCTTAGGAACATACCCCGAAGTATATTTCTTTTATTAGGTGTTATATTTGCAACAATGTTTCTGCTCTTTGGATTTGCCGCCAAAAGTTCTATGGACTATCTTATGAAGGATGCTTTTAATGAATCATTTAAATATAATTACGCCTACATTTTTAATTCTATCCAAAGTGAAGAACCTGCAACAGGTGAAGCCTTTTGCGAAATACCCCTAAATTTGAAATATAACAACAAGATGAATATAACTCTATACGGAATAAGCCCCAATTCAAAATACGTTTCATTGAAAGATAGTGCAGGAAATAAGTTGGATACGGATAAAGTTATTATTACAAGACCCCTTGCAGACAAACTTGGATTAGGTCCAAATGATACCATAAATGTTATAAACAAGCTCGATTCAAAAGAATACAATATAAAAATAGATGATATTGCAGAAACTTATTTGGGGCAATATGTATATATGCCAATAGAAAAATTTGACCATATGTTTGGTTATCTGCCTAACAGCTATATGGGCCTTTGGAGTTCAGATAAACTGAAAATTCCAGAAGGCAAGCTACTTACTACTGCTTCAGTGGAGGATATAAAAAAATCTTTTAATGCAATGATACAGCCCCTTAAATTAACCATAGGCTCCATATCAGTTATATCCTTCATAATAGGGCTCATAGTTATATATGTAGTAACTTCTTTAATCATAGAAGAGAACAGAAAAAATATAGCACTGCTTAAAATATTGGGCTATAGAAAAAAAGAGATTTACTCCCTCATATTAAATAGTTCTTCACTTATGGTTTTAGCAGGTTATATTCTGGGAATACCACTGATTCTTGTATTTTTGAACTCACTATTTAATTCTGCAGCCAAAGACATGAGCATTTCATTTCCTGTAACTATAAACTATATATACATCATTTTAGGGTTTATCATAATATATCTGACCTATGAATTATCCAAAGCTCTAAACAGGAAGAAAATCAACAGAATTTCAATGACTGACTCTTTAAAATCGGAAAATGAATAA
- a CDS encoding flavodoxin domain-containing protein — protein sequence MKTVVIYKSKTGFTKKYAEWIAEELSADIFDISKVTINMLTAYDIIIYGGSLYAVGINGVGLITKNIDKLKDKKIVVFATGASPPRDSVISEVKGKNFTLDQQKYIKFFYLRGGFNYSKLNTFDKFLMTLLKWKIKNKKKEELTTDEIGMLAVYDKPVDFTRKKNIDEIITYVNSVMEKL from the coding sequence ATGAAAACTGTGGTAATATACAAGTCAAAAACAGGTTTTACAAAGAAGTATGCAGAATGGATTGCAGAAGAGTTATCGGCTGATATTTTTGATATATCAAAAGTTACTATAAATATGCTGACTGCATATGATATCATAATTTATGGAGGGAGTTTGTATGCAGTAGGTATAAATGGGGTAGGGTTAATAACCAAAAATATTGATAAACTTAAAGATAAGAAGATAGTTGTTTTTGCAACAGGGGCATCACCACCAAGAGATAGTGTAATAAGTGAAGTTAAAGGTAAAAATTTTACTTTAGATCAACAAAAATATATTAAGTTCTTTTATTTAAGGGGAGGATTTAATTATAGTAAATTGAACACTTTTGATAAATTTCTTATGACATTACTGAAATGGAAGATAAAGAATAAAAAGAAAGAAGAATTAACAACTGATGAAATAGGTATGCTTGCCGTGTATGACAAACCGGTGGATTTTACAAGAAAGAAGAATATAGATGAAATAATAACTTATGTTAATTCAGTTATGGAAAAATTATGA
- a CDS encoding calcium-translocating P-type ATPase, PMCA-type has protein sequence MKNFYQQSISEVLDILKVSPNGLKDSEVEKRHQEYGYNKLYEKNKKSIFQVFLEQFKDLLIIILIVAATVSIFLSNVESALVIFAVIILNSILGTIQQIKAEKSLDSLKSLSSPRAKVLRNGTQVEIPSSEVVVGDILYLEAGDYVSADGRIIENYSIQVNESSLTGESENVSKTTNTIEEENVPIGDRKNMLFSGSLVTYGRAVMVVTSIGMNTELGNVASLLKNTEEKKTPLQVNLDNFSKKLSTIILIICALIFILDVFRGYSIIDSIMFSVALAVAAIPEALSSIVTIVLALGTQKMAKENAIIKKLKAVEGLGSVSVICSDKTGTLTQNKMTVKKLYVDYKTLNSKDLDMNNDIEKKVVLMSILCNDASSSRKDEIGDPTEVALVNLGKAYNIDELSSREKYPRIDEIPFDSERKLMSTVHKVDDKILMVTKGALDVLINRVSKIQTSSKIKNITMEDKLKIENANKDFSRTGLRVLATAYKEIDTDKTKITFKEEDDLIFVALIAMMDPPREESAEAISDCIRAGIKPVMITGDHKITASAIAREIGILKDESEAVEGYELDHLSEGELKKRVEKISVYARVSPEHKIKIVRAWQDRGNIVAMTGDGINDAPALKQANIGIAMGITGTEVSKDAASMVLTDDNFATIVKSVSNGRNIYNNIKNSIKFLLSGNTAGILAVLYTSLAALPMPFTAVHLLFINLITDSLPAIALGLEPYKNNVMKEKPRNINTPILTKTFGKEILTEGLIIAACTITSFYIGLNTGDKILASTMAFSTLCLSRLFHGFNCRSNESIFRIGIFSNKYVWIAFGLGLVLLNSVLFTPLLRNIFEIEELTLNQLGIIYLMSSIPFISVQAYKFIFVKSAKTH, from the coding sequence TTGAAAAATTTTTATCAACAATCTATCTCAGAAGTTTTGGATATTTTAAAAGTTTCTCCCAATGGATTAAAGGATTCAGAGGTAGAAAAAAGGCACCAGGAATATGGATACAACAAACTATATGAAAAAAATAAAAAAAGTATATTTCAAGTTTTTTTGGAACAGTTTAAGGATTTACTGATAATCATACTAATAGTAGCTGCCACTGTTTCAATATTTTTAAGCAATGTTGAAAGTGCTCTAGTCATATTTGCAGTTATAATTCTTAATTCAATTTTAGGTACCATACAGCAGATTAAAGCTGAAAAATCACTGGATAGTTTGAAATCTCTCTCTTCCCCTAGAGCAAAAGTGCTGAGAAATGGAACACAGGTAGAAATACCTTCTAGTGAAGTTGTAGTAGGAGACATATTGTATCTAGAAGCAGGAGACTATGTAAGTGCAGATGGCAGAATAATAGAAAATTACAGTATCCAGGTAAATGAAAGTTCACTTACAGGAGAATCGGAAAATGTGTCAAAAACAACAAATACAATAGAAGAGGAAAATGTACCTATTGGAGATAGAAAAAATATGCTTTTTTCCGGCAGCCTTGTAACCTATGGAAGGGCGGTTATGGTTGTAACCAGTATAGGTATGAATACGGAACTTGGAAATGTAGCTTCTCTTTTGAAAAATACTGAAGAGAAAAAAACACCCCTTCAGGTAAATTTGGACAATTTCAGCAAAAAGCTTTCAACCATCATACTTATCATATGTGCTTTAATCTTCATTTTAGATGTATTTAGAGGATACTCAATCATAGACTCCATAATGTTTTCAGTAGCGCTGGCAGTAGCAGCCATTCCTGAAGCTTTAAGCTCCATTGTCACCATAGTTCTTGCCCTGGGTACTCAAAAAATGGCCAAAGAAAACGCCATTATAAAAAAACTCAAGGCTGTAGAGGGACTGGGAAGTGTTTCCGTAATATGTTCAGATAAAACAGGAACCCTGACACAAAATAAAATGACTGTAAAAAAACTATATGTGGACTATAAAACATTGAATTCCAAAGATTTAGATATGAACAATGATATAGAGAAAAAAGTTGTACTGATGAGCATATTGTGCAACGATGCATCCTCATCTAGAAAAGACGAAATAGGGGATCCTACCGAAGTTGCACTGGTGAATTTAGGTAAAGCCTATAATATAGATGAATTGTCATCCAGGGAAAAATACCCTAGAATAGACGAGATTCCTTTTGATTCAGAAAGAAAATTAATGAGTACAGTTCATAAAGTAGATGACAAAATTTTAATGGTAACAAAAGGAGCTTTAGACGTACTGATAAACAGAGTTTCAAAAATACAAACTTCAAGTAAAATAAAGAATATAACAATGGAAGATAAATTGAAAATAGAAAATGCAAATAAAGATTTCTCCAGAACCGGTTTGAGAGTGCTGGCCACAGCCTATAAAGAAATAGATACTGATAAAACCAAAATAACTTTTAAAGAAGAAGATGATCTGATTTTTGTGGCATTGATAGCCATGATGGATCCACCTAGAGAAGAATCTGCTGAAGCTATTTCAGACTGTATAAGAGCAGGAATCAAGCCAGTGATGATAACTGGAGATCATAAAATAACAGCTTCTGCCATTGCCAGAGAAATCGGCATTTTAAAAGATGAAAGTGAAGCTGTGGAAGGATATGAACTGGATCATTTAAGTGAAGGGGAACTTAAAAAAAGAGTGGAAAAAATATCTGTTTACGCCAGAGTATCTCCAGAACACAAAATCAAAATAGTAAGAGCATGGCAGGATAGGGGAAATATAGTTGCCATGACAGGAGACGGTATAAATGACGCTCCTGCCCTTAAACAGGCGAATATCGGAATAGCAATGGGTATAACAGGCACGGAAGTATCCAAGGATGCAGCTTCTATGGTTTTAACAGATGATAATTTTGCCACCATAGTAAAATCAGTTTCAAACGGAAGGAATATATATAACAATATAAAAAACTCCATTAAATTTTTACTATCTGGAAATACAGCAGGAATACTGGCAGTACTATATACTTCTCTAGCAGCTTTGCCAATGCCGTTTACTGCAGTTCACTTGTTATTCATAAACCTTATTACAGATAGTCTTCCTGCAATTGCCCTGGGGCTGGAACCTTATAAAAATAACGTTATGAAAGAAAAGCCCAGAAATATAAATACCCCTATTCTGACAAAAACTTTTGGAAAGGAAATATTGACTGAAGGCCTAATTATTGCCGCATGTACCATAACTTCCTTCTATATAGGATTAAATACGGGAGATAAAATACTTGCAAGTACCATGGCATTTTCCACATTATGCCTATCAAGACTATTCCATGGATTCAACTGCCGATCTAATGAGTCAATTTTTAGAATTGGTATATTTTCCAATAAATACGTATGGATTGCCTTTGGATTAGGACTGGTACTTTTAAATTCAGTGCTATTTACACCTTTATTGAGAAATATATTTGAAATTGAAGAACTTACCCTAAATCAACTTGGTATTATATACCTGATGTCTTCTATACCTTTTATATCAGTACAAGCTTACAAATTTATATTTGTGAAGTCTGCAAAGACCCATTAA
- a CDS encoding H-type small acid-soluble spore protein, whose translation MDKNRVKEILESKGIIEVKYKNNPVWLESISTDKDDKIQVKDLNTNEHFSVNIIDLKE comes from the coding sequence TTGGATAAAAATAGGGTGAAAGAAATACTTGAATCTAAAGGAATTATAGAAGTAAAGTATAAAAATAATCCTGTGTGGCTTGAAAGTATAAGTACGGATAAAGATGATAAGATACAGGTTAAGGATTTAAATACGAATGAACACTTTAGTGTAAATATTATAGATTTAAAAGAATAA
- a CDS encoding ABC transporter permease subunit, protein MSIFCLELKRVLRTRSTWILLLAAILLTGIMAYFPISYVHYTYVDKDGEQVSISGIKAIEAQKGLMVQGEITPDKIHKAVENYQEVTKKYGSIYSDDIPQDIYNEKILPVQYIIYRLESVYADPNTKAPADLSKISPEEVAANFYKKYTEQIKERVLDPVSQRKALSMYEKVDKPFKFIYGYGSSDAGSYLIMLIFLLVIICTFITAPIFSAEYQTGADSILRCTKYGKAKLSVCKVISAILICSITFAICISIFSIIENKVFGWDSLKASLQSVGVICLPAVSVGETQMITATAGMLTLIAVVSFTLFLSARCKNTANSIIISIVFCILPLILSSISGSNIMNWIRMILPSGGTGLGNSFGCELVGLTFLKLGSFSLWAPYVIIGAAIISIPLFVVLTILSYCKRELV, encoded by the coding sequence ATGAGCATTTTTTGTTTGGAATTGAAGAGGGTGCTAAGAACTCGTTCAACATGGATTTTGCTGTTGGCAGCCATTTTATTGACTGGAATTATGGCATACTTTCCCATATCATATGTCCATTATACTTATGTTGATAAAGATGGAGAGCAGGTATCGATTTCTGGAATAAAAGCTATAGAAGCCCAAAAAGGACTGATGGTACAGGGAGAGATCACACCAGATAAAATACATAAAGCAGTTGAAAATTATCAGGAAGTCACAAAGAAATATGGAAGTATTTATAGTGACGATATCCCCCAAGATATCTATAATGAAAAAATACTTCCGGTTCAATATATAATATATCGGTTGGAGAGTGTATATGCGGATCCAAATACAAAGGCACCTGCAGATTTAAGTAAGATTTCTCCCGAAGAGGTTGCGGCAAATTTCTATAAAAAATATACTGAACAAATAAAAGAAAGAGTTTTGGATCCTGTATCACAAAGGAAGGCACTTTCCATGTATGAAAAAGTAGATAAACCTTTTAAATTCATATATGGCTATGGCAGCAGTGATGCCGGAAGCTATCTTATTATGTTGATTTTTCTTTTAGTAATTATATGCACATTTATTACTGCTCCAATATTCTCTGCAGAATATCAGACAGGGGCAGACAGTATATTGAGGTGTACTAAATATGGCAAAGCAAAACTTTCTGTATGTAAAGTAATTTCTGCTATTTTAATTTGCAGCATAACCTTTGCAATTTGTATTTCTATATTTAGTATTATTGAAAACAAGGTGTTTGGATGGGATAGTCTAAAGGCATCACTTCAAAGTGTAGGAGTTATCTGCCTGCCTGCTGTAAGTGTTGGTGAAACCCAGATGATTACTGCAACTGCAGGCATGTTGACACTTATTGCAGTTGTCAGCTTTACACTGTTTTTATCTGCAAGATGCAAGAATACAGCTAATTCAATTATAATAAGTATTGTATTTTGTATATTGCCCCTTATACTTAGTTCTATTTCTGGAAGCAATATTATGAATTGGATTAGAATGATTTTGCCATCTGGGGGTACAGGTCTTGGAAATAGTTTTGGCTGTGAACTTGTGGGACTTACCTTTCTTAAATTAGGCTCTTTTAGTTTATGGGCACCATATGTAATAATTGGCGCAGCGATTATTTCCATTCCTTTGTTTGTAGTCCTCACAATTTTGTCCTATTGCAAACGTGAATTGGTTTAA
- a CDS encoding ABC transporter ATP-binding protein gives MELEICNLIKQYKDKIAVNNVSLNISSGVWGLLGANGAGKTTLIRMIAGIMVPTSGRILYDGIEIGVLKGAYRDILGYLPQDFGFYPEFTVMDYLKYIAALKGLTKDDTKAKIDKLLQILTLTEVRKKKISKLSGGMKRRVGIAQALLNDPEVLILDEPTSGLDPGERVKFRKLISEFAQNRIVLISTHIVSDVEYIATCNAIMKDGEIISMGTTEELVKTVEGKVWESIISPRQLIHYEKIARIVNVLNEEDGNLSIRYLSNTPDVPDSKHAVPRLEDLYLWLFPQDGTGKEKI, from the coding sequence ATGGAACTTGAAATTTGTAATTTGATCAAGCAATATAAAGATAAAATTGCTGTTAACAATGTAAGCTTGAATATATCCTCTGGTGTATGGGGACTTCTTGGTGCAAATGGTGCCGGAAAGACTACTTTAATAAGAATGATTGCTGGTATTATGGTACCAACCTCGGGAAGGATATTATATGATGGAATTGAAATTGGTGTACTTAAGGGAGCCTATCGTGATATTTTAGGTTATCTACCCCAGGATTTTGGTTTCTATCCTGAATTTACAGTGATGGATTATCTGAAATATATTGCTGCTTTAAAAGGTCTTACTAAAGATGATACAAAGGCAAAAATAGATAAATTGCTTCAAATACTTACTCTTACTGAAGTCAGAAAAAAGAAAATTTCTAAACTTTCTGGAGGAATGAAGAGACGGGTAGGTATTGCACAAGCCCTTTTGAATGATCCGGAAGTTTTAATATTAGATGAACCAACCAGTGGTCTCGATCCAGGGGAACGTGTAAAATTTCGCAAACTTATTTCTGAATTTGCACAGAATAGAATTGTGTTGATTTCTACTCATATTGTTTCCGATGTGGAATATATTGCTACCTGTAATGCAATTATGAAAGATGGAGAAATTATTTCCATGGGGACTACTGAAGAACTTGTAAAAACTGTTGAAGGAAAGGTATGGGAGAGCATAATATCACCTAGACAACTTATCCATTATGAAAAAATTGCCCGCATTGTGAATGTACTAAATGAGGAAGATGGAAATCTTTCTATCAGGTATTTGTCAAATACACCAGATGTACCTGATTCAAAACATGCTGTTCCACGGCTTGAGGATCTGTATTTATGGCTTTTCCCTCAAGATGGAACAGGAAAGGAGAAAATTTGA